In Thermococcus sp. M39, the genomic stretch GGCTTTGGTTTTCTGAACTTTGCGTCAAGCTCTTTTCTCTGAGTGCTTACTTTCTCAAGTAAGCTCCTAACTTTCTCATTCTCAGGGTACTTGATCTTTAAAGTTGTCAGAATTCCCTCTGCAAAGCCCAATATGGAGACTTCAACAAATTCTCTACCCTTTTTGGATTCGAACTCTTTGTTTAGGGTTATGAATGACTCAATTCTTGGGATTAAGTTCTCTTCTCCAAGCTCCTTACAAAGGGTTTTGAGCTCTTCTAAGACCTTCATCTTCTCACCTCAGCTTTAGATTGAAAAATTTAATAGCGTTCTCCTCGGTTATCCCCTCTACTTCTTCAAAAGGCAAGCCTTTAAGCTTTGCTATCTCCTCAATTGCTACCTTTACGTAGCAAGGTTTATTTCTCTGCCCTTTAAATGGGCTCATATAAGGAGAATCCGTCTCCACGAGAACCGCCTCAACGTCGAGAACTTCTGCCGCAGCTTTAACTTCTGGGATGAAGACAATACCAGTGTTTATCCCGATGTAATG encodes the following:
- a CDS encoding DUF3216 domain-containing protein; this encodes MKVLEELKTLCKELGEENLIPRIESFITLNKEFESKKGREFVEVSILGFAEGILTTLKIKYPENEKVRSLLEKVSTQRKELDAKFRKPKPPIFEE